TTTTCCATATACAAATCGACATCGGTTCCGACAAATAATATTGGCTGCTCTAACTGCTGAAGTTTATGTAATAACCCGTCGATATGATCATGGTGATCTTCAACAATCGGCCCCAAAGTAGCTGTCTCATAAACACCTGCATATACATTTTGACGGCGGGCATCGATCAATGAACAAATCGCATAGTTCGCAACACGGGCATTAGCAGCCAGTGCTTTCAAACTTGATACGCCTACCAATGGTTTTTGCAAAGACCAGGCAAGGGTTTTGGCAAGAGTAACACCAATACGGACACCTGTGTAAGAGCCTGGACCTTCAGAAACGGCAACCGCATCAATTTGTTCCGGTGTTAAACCTGCCTTTTTTATAACTTCCTCAATTGCCGGCATTGCACCAACTGAATGTGTTAATTTTATATTTTGTACAACTTCTGCAATTACTTTATTATCTTGTACGATGGCGACAGAAAGCGGTGCATTTGCTGTCTCTATACCTAACCAAATCATTTTAATAACTCCTCACAAAGGCGAACATACTTTTCGCCTATCGGTTTCAATACAAATTTGCGTTTCGTTTCATCGATGCGTGTAATTTCAATTGCTAAACGCTCTTCTGGCAAATCTTCCTGTATAAGATGTGCCCATTCCACAACTGTTACAGCATCCCCATAAAAAATTTCTTCCCAACCTAAATCTTCATCGCTATCTTCCAGACGATATACATCAAGATGATTAAGTGGGATACGACCTACATATTGCTTCATAATCGTAAATGTTGGACTATTGACCGTTCTTTTTACGCCAAGCCCTTTTGCAAAGCTCTGTGTAAATGTCGTTTTGCCGGCACCTAAATCACCTTCAAGTGTAATCGTATACTGCGGCTCGACTAATTCCGCCAATCTCATCGCAAGCGCTTGCGTTTCTTCAAGCGTATTTATATCTTTTTCAAATATCATCTGATTGCTTCCTTCCAAAAAAAAATCCATTATCTCTAGTTTACTTGAACTGAAGCAATTGTTCAAAATGTATCACTTTTGGATTGGTTCTTACTGAAATACAATAAGATAAAGTAGCTATGAAAAAAAAAGAAAACACTCATTTTTTAAAAAAAAGTGAATGTTCCTGATTACTCTGTATTTAGTTTTTAGCGAATCCCTAACGCTTTGAATTACCTTTGCGTTCCACTACTTCTTTTTTTACCAATACTTCATCGTTAAATTTTAAGCGATATCCTTTCGTCAGCAGAATTTCATCATTCCATTCATAAGTATCTTTATTGATCTTCTGTCCGGCACCTCCAGAAATGCGCACAACGTCTAAATAAGACATCCCTTCTTTTACTTTTTCATACTCATCTTCATTCATGTATTTTTGCCAAACATATGTATTACTTTCTTCTATCTCTAAAACTTCATCCTGACAAGCTGATATTAACATTGTCAGCAACATAACGAGACAAATAGACAGGAAGACATAAAATCCCTTTTTATTCATCTGTATCCCCCCTCAATATCCTTATGAAACCATTCCCGAAATTAAGCGGTTCAAACATTACCAATAGGAAAAGGAGAATACGAACGTATCCGTATCCTCCTTATTTAATAAACTTAGATTTTTATATTCTAATGTCTAGTATTAAATTATATACCTGGAATCCATCCTGGTCTTGACAGAATTTTCTCCATTAAAGGACCAGGGATTACAGTATCAATATTTTCATCATAAGATGTTACAACGTTTTCACCGTTTTGTACCTTTTCCACCCAATGCGGCTCAATTAATAAGGCACGACCAAGTGCTACTAAATCTGCACCTAACTGTAACGCTTGTTCTGCTTCTTCACGAGTATAAATTGAACCGACACCAATTAATGGTTTACGTCCATTTAATAAGTCGTGGATCACAGAAATACGGTTTTGTTGGCCTTCTACATAACGATGTGTTTCAGATTTGTAATCACCAAGTGAAATATGCAAATACGTTAGCGCTGTTCTCGCTAATTCATCCACCAACTTCACTGTATCATCCATTGTAATACCATCTTCTTCAGGCTCTTCCGGACTGAAACGGTATCCGATAATAAACTTTTCATCTGCATATGTGTTTCTTACTTTAATGACTTCATTTACCACTTGTAATGGGAAACGCAATCTATTTTCAAATGATCCGCCGTATTCGTCAGTTCTTTTATTAGTAAAGGCTGAGAAGTACTGTTGAATTAAATACGTATTCGCACCATGGATTTCAACACCGTCAAATCCCGCTTCAATTGCTCTTCTTGTCGCTTCTCCATACGCTTTAACCATTTCTTTAGTTTCTTCAAGAGTTAATGCACGTGCTTCTTTTTTCTCGATGGTAACAGCTGTACTCGCGCTTACAACATCTCCATTCGGTACTAACTGTTGATACGATTGACGGCCACCATGATGAATTTGTAATACCGCTTTAGCACCGCCTTGTTGTATAGCCTGTGCAATTCTTCGCAAGCTTGGAATATAACGGTCTTCATGAGCGGCAATTTGCCCTGGGAATGCTTTACCGTTTGCTGCAACATATGCGCACGCTGTAATGATCATCCCGGCTCCTTCAGCACGTTCTTTATAATATGTGATTTCCTCATCGGAAACGGTATCATCTTCATTTGCAGAGTAGGTTGTCATCGGTGCCATAACTAAACGGTTACGTAATTCAACCTCTTCACTCAATTTAAATTTTTCAAAAAGTGCCTTCATTACAATTCCTCCCTTTTGCTATGTAAGTACTTTAACGAAACTGCATTTTATTTT
This genomic window from Solibacillus sp. FSL R5-0449 contains:
- the tsaB gene encoding tRNA (adenosine(37)-N6)-threonylcarbamoyltransferase complex dimerization subunit type 1 TsaB — its product is MIWLGIETANAPLSVAIVQDNKVIAEVVQNIKLTHSVGAMPAIEEVIKKAGLTPEQIDAVAVSEGPGSYTGVRIGVTLAKTLAWSLQKPLVGVSSLKALAANARVANYAICSLIDARRQNVYAGVYETATLGPIVEDHHDHIDGLLHKLQQLEQPILFVGTDVDLYMEKIQQVLGDLAVRAPFTMDLPRASELIAIAQQMPLPTIEAVHNFVPQYRRIAEAEANWIKEQKKEKR
- the tsaE gene encoding tRNA (adenosine(37)-N6)-threonylcarbamoyltransferase complex ATPase subunit type 1 TsaE gives rise to the protein MIFEKDINTLEETQALAMRLAELVEPQYTITLEGDLGAGKTTFTQSFAKGLGVKRTVNSPTFTIMKQYVGRIPLNHLDVYRLEDSDEDLGWEEIFYGDAVTVVEWAHLIQEDLPEERLAIEITRIDETKRKFVLKPIGEKYVRLCEELLK
- a CDS encoding NADH-dependent flavin oxidoreductase, giving the protein MKALFEKFKLSEEVELRNRLVMAPMTTYSANEDDTVSDEEITYYKERAEGAGMIITACAYVAANGKAFPGQIAAHEDRYIPSLRRIAQAIQQGGAKAVLQIHHGGRQSYQQLVPNGDVVSASTAVTIEKKEARALTLEETKEMVKAYGEATRRAIEAGFDGVEIHGANTYLIQQYFSAFTNKRTDEYGGSFENRLRFPLQVVNEVIKVRNTYADEKFIIGYRFSPEEPEEDGITMDDTVKLVDELARTALTYLHISLGDYKSETHRYVEGQQNRISVIHDLLNGRKPLIGVGSIYTREEAEQALQLGADLVALGRALLIEPHWVEKVQNGENVVTSYDENIDTVIPGPLMEKILSRPGWIPGI